The DNA region AGTTCCTAGCTTCTATTTCACTTTGTTTACCTCCACAACGAAGTGAAATAGTACTGGGGGCTTGCTTTAGTCAGACTGAAAGCAAACCATGGTGGTTTATTGTGTAgggaaatactttttgagacCAAGTTCGCTTCCTTGAGTAGGACATAAGATGGATATAACGTTTTTAGTCGAAACCAATAACTTggaaagtttttttctttttctttcttttttttttgttgtcaAGAATTTTTCGTCTGCCCcgccccccccccattttcaaAGACGATTCCTGCAGTATTTAATCAACATTGtttcacattttaattttttaaatattttgtgcattgtaatatcttaaattttttttaattgaagaaaTTCCAACAAATAATTGAACaaagtaatattatataaaaagtgcctgtttgggagggtaacagtatacaattatttaatgcttgagcagtcaatagaccagaatatttttcccgaggtgcagggaacagctcagtatgatctattgcccgaggccaacggccgagggcaatagatcatactgagctgttccctgcaccaagggaaaaaattctggtctattgacttttcaagcattaaataactgttttattacctaaatccttttttagttttcggggttacaatttgcatattgcagatggttttcgagccattatgcaatatactaagatttttttgttcatcttttacatgcacaaaaccttttgcatgcattacaacatctcagtttaatattagtttacacaaagaagggggggggggtcttcaacccattagatttgaagtagtcttttaccttatatgaggctttaatactgttgattatttgatactccattttgataacattgaatttggtttcaccaagtactaaaaacagcgtctatgtaaaggaatatacgttccctgagaactattgaaaggatgtaacattaacatacctgcgttctgaaatacgttgccggtccaacaGATTGcggtctattgaccggcggtccaatagatcgaagtctattgactggcagttcaaaatagacgcaaatatttaatttgtaataaaacaacaaaatccgtttgattaggtaataattgaaattgacatcccgtgaaaacaattgtttttttatgaaCAGAAGTAAGAATTGCCATTGGTGTCTATTACATGAACAGAAATAATACTTGCCATTGTTGTCTAGTCATGAACAGAAATAAGAATTGTCATTGGTGTCTATTACATGAACAGAAGTAAGAATTGTCATTGGTGTCTATTACATGAACAGAAATAATACTTGCCATTGGTGTCTTTTTCGCGAACAGAAGTAAGAATTGTCATTGGTGTCTACTACATGAACAGAAATAAGACTTACCATTGGTGTCTATTTCATGAACAGAAATAATACTTGCCATTGGTGTCTAGTCATGAACATAAATAAGAATTGTCATTGGTGTCTATTACATGAACAGAAGTAAGAATTGCCATTGGTTTCTATTACATGAACAGCAATAATACCTTCCATTGGTGTCTATTCATGAACAGAAAGTAAGATTTGTCATTGCAATTTGAGTCACAGATCGTGCCTTTTCCATTGTAAGGGACCAAATGATCAGTTAAATAATGTCTTTTTCATTGGTGTTTATTTCATGATTATCATAAGACTTATAATATGCATCATGCTTAATTCAATATCAGATGTAGTGTCAATGTTTAAATAATGTCCAAATTCGGTAAGATTTCTGTTGTCAGAGATTATGTTAGTGTCTATTCTTTAAAAGTTGAAGCCTATAGTATATCTTGCCACAGCTGTTGTCGGCTATTTCATTGACAGAGATGCAATCAGCTGTCTCGTAGGTAATTACTTCATGTTTCTTGAGATACGCTCATATACAACAACTTTTGAAgggtacatgtaataagttgaatataaaatttctttcgaattgttttattgttaaaatttccGTCCTTAAGAAACAGAGTAGCAGACGGATGAGGGATTGAACAAGCCTTCGTAATCACTTCATGCACGTGAACATTAATATTTCCGGGAGGGGGTGAGGTAGTTTTATACACATATTGATCAGGACTGTGCTAGATCTTATCCATCCGGAAAACCCATTGATGTAACCTTTATTTCTCTTCCTTGACAAAGATTATGCGTGTACACAATATGCTTCATTTTTAAGGTTTAATATGTGTCCTTtggattatttgaaatatatgaatgtaaacattttattcaaagaTTATCAAGGTATGTCTCCTTAAAAAGTTCTTGAAgtcatgaatataaaaaataaacacgaACGGAGAACATAAGTGTTAAAACAATGTATTGTAGTAATGCAATATTGACCAGAATTGAGAACAGTATCACAATGTATCCACTAACATTTGTACAACCCGCTTATTGCTTTACCATTTGGTTAGATCAAGTCTCGAAAATAATTAATGCTGCTTGGTGattcctttttacaaattacaaGAAATCAatcagaaaagaaaacaaaagaagCAGGAAATCAGTTGAACTGTGATATTATTACACTGAGCTGGCGGTGATTATGAACAAATGGAAAACCATAATTCCTCTATTGATCGGTTTTAAATGATTGCAGTTTAAATGCCACGAGTACAAAGTAGTCTGACTGTGCCTCCAATGATGAATCCCCCCACACTGGTTTGACTGCATGTGCCACAATGGATTACTCACTTTGGTCTGActaggaccccccccccccccctggcgtGGTCGTGCTTTTCATGGATCCCCACCCTCCGATGTAATCACGTTTCTCTGATGGAACCCTCAACACTAGTGCTCGGTATCCCCGTCACCCTCATTCTCCTGGTCGGTGCCCAGGCGGCCGTGCTGGGGACGATCCTGGTCGTGCAGCTGCACGTACTGATTGCTGCCGTGAGGACTATTCACTCCATCATTTGGCTGTCTGTCCTGTGGCTGGGGATTTTCTACAGTGTGTACTATGGCTACGTTTTGTGTAGACTGTTACAGACAGGGTGGTCAGAATGTCGGGACATTTACACCCCCACCCTCCTCTGCTCAGCCTGGATGTTCACTTTCCTTGTGCTGGACAAGAACCTAGAGAAAACCAGCGTGAActatttacttaccatattcCTGGTGGGACTCTCAACTTTATTTATAGCATGGGAATATCATTATTCTAATATTGAAACTCGCAGCGATTTGGGGGATTTCCCATTGTTTTGTCCAACTTCTAGAGATTTGTTGCCCACCTTTGTACACGAGTACCTTGTGTTATATCTCCCAGTGACAGCAATAGGGCTAGTCCAACGGTCTCGGTCCAGCAAAGGTATTGAAAAACATAATTCACTGAAACGTTAAAATCTAACTGGAGAGTACTTCGATCGTTTAAATCCTGAGCCAGTTTAAGCAATGATTTAATTGTCACTTGAAAATAAGAtcaattgatattttacatcgccgcattttattttattggagTGTATAACCAAAAATAGAAACTAGCATACAGTCTTGCTTGTTCTTTACTCGTATGTACCCAACCAGAACAGCTGGATTGGACCCgtgtatttcttttaatatttgtagATCCGAATAATTGTTCCTGTCATGAGTGTACCCATTGGAAGAAAACAGGGGGCCGGATGTTACGATGGTACGCATGCGCTTTGCTGGTGATACGTCCAGCACATTTCTATTATTGTTTTACTTTGGACTATAACTATTCAGACATGTTAAtgtattttgtcaattttttatcctttttgtatttatacccgcactttctaaagaaagttcgggtatattgttgttaccctgttccgtccgtccgtccgtctgtccgtccgtccgtccgtccgtccgtctgtcacgttttactttctcaaactgctcttacatcttataaaccagcaaactgaactcttggagtttgatttggggtatcatgttgttttgtaaaaaagtttcaaaaattctctgttagtcctgggggtcaaataattggtaaaaaatgacgttttttcacaaaaaaccttcttcctcgaactcctcctacattttcaaaagtagacaaatcatcttttggaatatgttttagggtatcctatagatgcgcaataaggtttcggaattttcaattttgtcctggggttcatttaatggctaaaaaatgacgtttttttacaaaaaaaatggtttaaaaaacgtcattttttttaagcagtagccaaatgatcttctagaatatgattgggggtgtcatattgaggcatgatcaggttccagaattttttttttaattaaagggatcagtgggcaacaaaaaatgacgttttttggcaaaaaaaatatggttcccagaactcctcttacaacttttggagtagctacatcatctcttgggatataattggggctgtcctatagatgtgcaataaggttttaaaaatttaaatttcatcctgggagtcaaatagtagcagaaaattgacgtttaacactaaaaaatcaaacattgatccaagagctcctcttatgatttaatggatagacaatcatatcttgggatatgatagggactgttctatagatgtgcagtaaggttttcaaaatttaaatttcatccagggagtcaaaatgtagcagaaaattgacgtttatcacttaaaaaaaaacatagatcctagaactccttttatgatttaatggatagacacatcatatcttgggatatgaaaggaactgttccatagatgtgcattacggttttgaaaaattaaatttaaccctgaggcccattacctaccggtacataccttttgatgccctttaaggatcaagaatatatatggttaaggggtggggatctcaaccgttttcgagatattcgtgcacttcctgttcaaggggggtcatgacaacccctggggcccatgacctacataccgtttgatgccccttgacacaaggtacaagaatatatatggtttaagggtggggatctcaactgttttgaagatattaagggacttgctgtttgagggcgtcaggaccacccacagggcccatgacctacataacatttgatgccccttgacatcagaaacatgaatatatatggtttaggggtcatgattataacagtttctgagatatatggtaatttcaaattcctggggggtggggatgaccccaggggtcagatctaataaaccctatatattgccagtaacagccaatatatgattatgaaaaccctatattattatctttgtccgttttcaagttacc from Crassostrea angulata isolate pt1a10 chromosome 7, ASM2561291v2, whole genome shotgun sequence includes:
- the LOC128156999 gene encoding uncharacterized protein LOC128156999, whose product is MEPSTLVLGIPVTLILLVGAQAAVLGTILVVQLHVLIAAVRTIHSIIWLSVLWLGIFYSVYYGYVLCRLLQTGWSECRDIYTPTLLCSAWMFTFLVLDKNLEKTSVNYLLTIFLVGLSTLFIAWEYHYSNIETRSDLGDFPLFCPTSRDLLPTFVHEYLVLYLPVTAIGLVQRSRSSKDPNNCSCHECTHWKKTGGRMLRWYACALLVIRPAHFYYCFTLDYNYSDMLMYFVNFLSFLYLFLKTKTFMSKQKYGENKGRTMSSVVQLNSCCET